From Gimesia panareensis, the proteins below share one genomic window:
- a CDS encoding acetolactate synthase, whose amino-acid sequence MDFENQSSYPSGEPNKEWPCLRQFCVFMENRVGYLHQLLKLLEKFDLRIIALSTVDSVDVAMSRIVLDNYERAREIFELSGYTFFEKDLIGVELPDDTQPYMRICLSLLQAEVNIDYTYPLLYRRHGRGAIALCVDDIDLGIRTLTEQGHRIITEKDLKDDDEYL is encoded by the coding sequence ATGGATTTTGAAAATCAATCCTCTTATCCCTCAGGGGAACCAAACAAAGAGTGGCCCTGCCTGCGGCAATTCTGTGTGTTTATGGAAAACCGAGTCGGTTATCTCCATCAACTGCTGAAACTTCTGGAAAAGTTTGACCTGCGAATTATCGCGCTCAGCACCGTCGATTCAGTTGATGTCGCCATGAGCCGCATTGTGCTCGATAACTATGAGCGGGCGCGGGAAATCTTTGAACTCTCCGGCTATACCTTCTTTGAAAAAGATCTGATCGGCGTGGAACTCCCGGATGACACGCAGCCTTACATGCGTATCTGCCTCTCACTCCTGCAGGCTGAGGTGAACATTGATTACACCTATCCGCTGCTTTATCGCCGACACGGCAGGGGCGCCATCGCCTTGTGTGTTGATGATATTGATCTGGGAATCAGAACTCTGACCGAGCAGGGTCATCGCATCATCACGGAAAAAGATCTTAAAGATGACGACGAGTATCTCTGA
- a CDS encoding zinc-dependent alcohol dehydrogenase: MLASHLVAPGQLELIDLPEPELPAAVVDAPGQIIFQPETTCLCGSDLPYFNGTDEWPIEIGHSLHEMIGTVTATNGNRWKAGDRVLAVPVMQQGLFERFLLDETRTIPIATNIPEEHALMAQPLGTALFALKKLPNLLDKTVAVVGQGPMGQLMNAALSNMGAREIIGIDLLESRLKVSPRMGATATICNKDIEPVAAVREILRGELPDIVIEAVGHADQQINLCIDLCRQAGQILVFGVPPETIDDFRVRDLVFKNITIHSSMNPDFELDFPLAMQWLSEGRIDVSPIITHRFPLAEIQQAFELFRDRREGAIKVIVDFPAKQQA, encoded by the coding sequence TTGTTAGCAAGCCACCTCGTCGCACCCGGTCAACTTGAACTCATCGATCTCCCCGAACCGGAATTGCCAGCTGCTGTTGTAGACGCTCCGGGCCAGATTATCTTCCAACCGGAGACGACCTGTCTGTGTGGATCCGATCTTCCTTACTTCAATGGCACCGACGAATGGCCTATTGAAATCGGTCATTCCCTGCATGAGATGATCGGCACGGTCACTGCCACCAATGGAAACCGCTGGAAAGCCGGGGACCGTGTCCTGGCGGTCCCCGTGATGCAACAGGGACTTTTCGAACGTTTTCTCCTGGATGAAACCCGTACGATCCCCATTGCCACCAATATTCCAGAAGAACACGCCCTGATGGCACAACCTTTGGGAACGGCCCTGTTTGCTCTCAAAAAACTTCCCAATCTGTTGGACAAGACGGTCGCCGTTGTGGGGCAGGGGCCGATGGGCCAGCTCATGAATGCAGCTTTGAGCAACATGGGCGCTCGCGAGATCATCGGCATTGACCTGCTCGAATCGCGCCTGAAGGTCAGTCCCCGCATGGGTGCTACCGCCACGATCTGTAACAAGGACATCGAACCGGTCGCCGCAGTCCGGGAGATTCTGAGAGGGGAACTCCCCGATATTGTCATCGAAGCAGTGGGCCACGCAGATCAACAGATCAACCTGTGTATCGACCTCTGTCGCCAGGCAGGCCAGATCCTGGTCTTTGGCGTCCCTCCTGAAACCATTGACGATTTTCGCGTGCGGGACCTGGTGTTCAAAAACATTACCATTCACTCCAGCATGAACCCGGATTTCGAACTTGATTTCCCGCTGGCCATGCAATGGCTCTCGGAAGGCCGCATTGACGTCAGCCCGATCATCACCCACCGTTTCCCCTTAGCAGAAATCCAGCAGGCGTTTGAGCTGTTCCGTGACCGCCGGGAGGGGGCGATCAAAGTCATTGTTGATTTTCCTGCGAAACAGCAGGCATAA
- a CDS encoding Gfo/Idh/MocA family protein: MKPQIDVAVLTNETGAHLGAYFSALKEIEAVKSVFLSDPGGKQTEFARKELGPKLSQVFPNAKTLFQKEKPELALVTMQASQAPAAIDLALEHGCHVFAEKPACLSVSQFEPLVQKAESKHLNLSLALANRTNPEIQYARTLISEGTLGKIYGVELQLLADQTRLTKPAYHESWYAHKDHAGGGFLSWLGIHWLDLSMYLTGASIAEVTGFTAQAGGQPIDVEDSAALAFRYDAGFLGTLTAGYYLNRGYQSMIKIWGSKGWLEMLPFEDRPLEWSVNHNGKRYRFEKSLEPRGYTPAVRKAVLAAAGESEPLLSSRESLRIIRTIYAFYDAARSGKTQSISAE, encoded by the coding sequence ATGAAACCACAGATTGATGTCGCTGTTTTGACGAATGAGACCGGAGCTCACCTGGGAGCCTACTTCTCTGCCCTGAAGGAAATTGAAGCCGTCAAATCGGTATTCCTGTCAGATCCAGGTGGGAAACAGACGGAGTTTGCACGGAAAGAGCTGGGACCAAAGCTGAGTCAGGTATTTCCCAATGCGAAAACATTGTTTCAGAAAGAAAAACCGGAGCTGGCCCTGGTGACAATGCAGGCCAGCCAGGCTCCCGCGGCGATTGATCTGGCGCTGGAGCACGGTTGTCATGTGTTTGCGGAGAAGCCGGCCTGTTTAAGTGTTTCACAGTTCGAACCCCTGGTTCAGAAGGCGGAGAGCAAGCACCTGAATTTATCGCTGGCCCTGGCGAATCGCACGAATCCGGAGATTCAATACGCTCGCACGTTAATTAGCGAGGGGACGCTTGGAAAAATCTATGGAGTAGAATTGCAGCTGCTGGCCGATCAGACCCGTTTGACCAAGCCGGCTTATCATGAAAGCTGGTATGCACACAAGGATCATGCCGGGGGCGGGTTTCTTTCCTGGCTGGGAATCCACTGGCTGGATCTCTCGATGTACCTGACGGGAGCTTCCATTGCTGAAGTGACTGGATTTACTGCCCAGGCGGGGGGTCAGCCGATTGATGTGGAAGATTCGGCAGCACTCGCATTCCGCTATGATGCCGGTTTTCTGGGAACGCTTACGGCGGGGTACTATCTGAACCGGGGATATCAGTCGATGATCAAAATCTGGGGGAGCAAAGGCTGGCTGGAGATGTTGCCCTTCGAAGATCGACCGCTGGAGTGGAGCGTCAACCATAACGGCAAGCGATATCGCTTTGAGAAGTCACTGGAGCCTCGCGGCTATACTCCGGCGGTCAGAAAAGCAGTATTGGCGGCAGCAGGCGAATCAGAGCCACTACTCTCCAGTCGGGAAAGCCTGCGGATAATTCGAACGATTTACGCTTTTTACGACGCTGCCAGGTCAGGTAAGACACAATCGATCTCTGCAGAGTAA
- a CDS encoding PSD1 and planctomycete cytochrome C domain-containing protein, translating to MQQSLFLGAIISCTLGLTGGVGAETKNLPTEPQSKPPVDFTQDIQPLLAKHCYSCHGPDVQEGGLRLDQSEQAFKQLESEATAIVPRHPEQSELLARISPRDDGMQMPPEGEQLKPAQVELIKNWIAQGAEWKKHWAFEPPRKLAPPATKNQSWVRNPIDAFILSKLEQKGLSPAPPADRVALIRRAYFDLTGLPPTPEEVDQFVNDSAPDAYEKLIDRLLASPHYGERWARHWLDLVRYADTNSYERDGDKPNAWRFRDYVIRSFNEDKPYNQFIKEQLAGDELDQVTNDSIIATGYYRLGLWDDEPADPLLSYYNELDDIVTTTSQVFLGLTLNCARCHEHKIDPIPHEDYYRFMAFFHGLNSYGIRSDQLSYNQTDITGSKLAARYAELDQKQGTLKKEMQSLEETGIKKMSGVDQRRSETRERKKLLKEKLAQYLEPGQMQDYQKMQSKMKELNAERKKLPPRKMALSVRRSLKEPRETFVLLRGNPHVKGEKVEPGFPEIFGGSQAEIPKPEGEQKTSGRRRVLAEWIANPDNLLASRVIVNRIWQHHFGRGIVQSPNNFGQLGVPPTHPELLDWLALKFNDEGQHFKALHKLIMLSNAYQMSSQFSEEVAAVDPANDLFWRFNMRRLSAEEVRDSILAVNGRLNSKMYGPGFYPQISKEVMQGQSRPGAGWGDSSEEERARRSIYIFVKRSLLTPLLFNFDFADTDSSCAVRFVTTQPAQALGMINGAFVNRQAEYLTDRLLKEGAAEYPAFVARAIRLAYGRQPEPGEVDQGVKLIKSLMQKHQLSERQARDYFSLTILNRNEFVYLD from the coding sequence TTGCAGCAATCACTCTTTCTGGGGGCCATCATCAGTTGCACTTTGGGGCTGACAGGAGGCGTTGGGGCAGAAACAAAGAATTTACCCACCGAGCCTCAGTCAAAACCTCCGGTCGATTTTACACAGGATATCCAGCCCCTGCTGGCAAAGCATTGTTATTCCTGTCATGGTCCTGATGTACAGGAGGGAGGTCTGCGTCTGGATCAGAGCGAACAGGCGTTTAAGCAGTTGGAGTCCGAAGCGACTGCGATTGTTCCCCGCCATCCCGAGCAGAGTGAGCTGCTCGCCCGGATCTCTCCGCGGGATGACGGCATGCAGATGCCTCCTGAAGGTGAGCAACTGAAACCGGCTCAGGTAGAACTGATTAAAAACTGGATTGCCCAGGGAGCCGAATGGAAAAAACACTGGGCGTTCGAACCTCCCCGAAAGCTGGCACCCCCTGCGACGAAAAATCAGTCATGGGTCCGTAACCCCATTGATGCTTTTATTCTAAGCAAACTGGAACAGAAAGGGCTTTCCCCTGCACCGCCCGCAGACAGGGTGGCGCTGATTCGCCGTGCGTATTTCGATCTGACCGGACTGCCGCCGACTCCCGAAGAGGTGGATCAGTTTGTGAACGATTCTGCACCGGATGCTTACGAAAAACTGATCGACCGTCTGCTGGCATCTCCCCACTACGGAGAACGCTGGGCACGTCACTGGCTGGATCTGGTCCGCTATGCGGATACGAACAGTTATGAACGGGACGGGGATAAGCCCAACGCCTGGCGCTTCCGGGATTATGTCATCCGCTCTTTCAATGAAGACAAACCTTACAACCAGTTTATCAAAGAACAACTGGCCGGGGATGAACTGGATCAGGTGACCAACGACTCGATTATTGCCACCGGCTATTATCGTCTGGGACTGTGGGATGATGAGCCCGCTGATCCGCTGTTGAGCTATTACAATGAGCTGGATGATATCGTGACCACAACCAGCCAGGTCTTTCTGGGGCTGACGCTCAACTGCGCCCGCTGCCATGAACATAAAATCGACCCGATTCCGCACGAGGATTACTATCGATTCATGGCCTTTTTTCATGGCCTGAATTCGTACGGTATCCGTTCCGATCAGCTTTCCTACAATCAGACCGATATCACCGGCTCCAAACTGGCTGCCCGCTATGCAGAGCTCGATCAGAAACAGGGCACGCTGAAAAAGGAAATGCAGTCGCTGGAGGAGACGGGGATCAAAAAAATGTCGGGCGTCGATCAGCGGCGCTCCGAAACCAGAGAACGCAAAAAGTTACTGAAAGAAAAACTGGCGCAGTATCTGGAGCCCGGTCAGATGCAGGACTACCAGAAAATGCAGTCTAAAATGAAGGAACTGAATGCCGAGCGGAAAAAGCTGCCACCCCGCAAGATGGCTTTGAGTGTCAGACGCAGCCTGAAGGAACCCCGGGAAACCTTCGTATTACTGCGGGGCAATCCGCACGTGAAGGGGGAAAAAGTTGAGCCCGGATTTCCGGAGATTTTTGGTGGCTCTCAAGCAGAGATCCCCAAACCGGAAGGTGAACAGAAAACATCAGGCCGGCGGCGGGTGCTCGCGGAATGGATCGCCAATCCAGACAATCTGCTGGCTTCACGGGTGATTGTGAACCGGATCTGGCAGCATCACTTTGGTCGTGGCATAGTACAGTCTCCGAATAACTTCGGACAACTGGGGGTACCGCCGACCCATCCGGAACTGTTGGACTGGCTAGCGTTGAAATTCAACGATGAAGGCCAACATTTCAAGGCGCTGCACAAGCTGATCATGCTGTCGAATGCTTATCAGATGTCATCTCAATTCTCAGAAGAGGTGGCTGCCGTCGATCCGGCCAATGATCTGTTCTGGCGGTTCAATATGCGGCGTCTGAGTGCAGAAGAGGTTCGCGACAGCATTCTGGCTGTCAACGGTCGGTTAAATTCTAAAATGTATGGTCCCGGTTTCTATCCCCAGATTTCCAAAGAAGTGATGCAGGGACAGTCTCGACCGGGGGCGGGCTGGGGTGACTCTTCCGAAGAAGAGCGGGCGCGGCGGAGTATCTATATTTTCGTGAAACGCTCGCTGCTGACTCCCCTGCTCTTTAATTTTGACTTTGCCGATACTGACAGCAGTTGTGCAGTCCGGTTTGTGACGACCCAGCCTGCGCAGGCACTGGGGATGATCAACGGAGCGTTCGTCAATCGCCAGGCAGAATATCTGACCGATCGACTGCTCAAAGAGGGGGCTGCAGAATACCCCGCCTTCGTAGCACGGGCGATACGTCTGGCCTATGGACGACAGCCTGAACCCGGTGAAGTTGACCAGGGAGTGAAGCTCATCAAGAGCTTGATGCAGAAACACCAGCTATCCGAACGGCAGGCACGTGATTATTTCAGCCTGACGATCTTAAACCGCAACGAATTTGTTTATCTCGATTAA
- a CDS encoding arylsulfatase — protein sequence MTCSLKLCRILFFLSFCLLFPFCVTDHLQAEERPNIIYVMADDMGYGDLGCYGQKIIKTPNIDQLAKQGMRFTNHYAGHTVCRPSRLVLLSGQHSGHTPISQNEQYYFPEGTTTVTTLLKQQGYATGGVGKWALGIPESTGVPSKQGFDFWFGYLDQGNAHNFYPEYLWSNEQEVSLPGNKVGPHKRVSISRETYSHDLLTREAFNFIRTHANQPFFLQAHYTIPHANNEGGRATGDGMEVPEYGEYADREWPQPEKGFAAMVTRLDRDLGRMVQLLKELKLERKTIIFFTSDNGPHQEGMHQVEFFNSNGPLKGYKRDLYEGGIRVPLIVKWPGKIKPDRTTDHISAFWDFLPTACELAGVEPPNNIDGISYLPTLLGQPQQKHDTMFWKYRGKVALRAGKWKAVQTGPNKPLELYNLETDIGEAHDLAAEHPELVARMKRQIAASQSND from the coding sequence ATGACCTGTTCCCTTAAGCTCTGCCGCATCCTTTTTTTCCTCTCGTTCTGTCTACTGTTCCCGTTCTGTGTCACTGACCATCTCCAGGCAGAGGAACGGCCCAACATCATCTACGTGATGGCAGACGACATGGGCTACGGCGATCTGGGATGTTACGGGCAGAAAATCATCAAAACCCCCAACATCGATCAGCTGGCCAAACAGGGCATGCGATTCACCAATCACTATGCAGGTCACACCGTCTGCCGCCCCTCACGACTAGTGCTGCTCAGCGGCCAGCATTCCGGACATACCCCCATCAGTCAAAACGAACAGTATTACTTCCCCGAAGGCACGACGACTGTCACCACGCTGCTCAAGCAGCAGGGGTACGCGACCGGCGGCGTTGGAAAATGGGCTTTGGGCATCCCGGAATCAACGGGGGTTCCCAGCAAGCAGGGCTTCGACTTCTGGTTTGGCTACCTGGACCAGGGCAATGCCCACAACTTCTATCCTGAATACCTCTGGAGCAACGAACAGGAAGTCTCGCTCCCCGGTAATAAAGTCGGCCCTCACAAGCGGGTCTCTATCTCTCGCGAAACCTATTCCCATGACCTGCTGACCCGCGAAGCATTCAACTTCATCAGAACGCATGCGAACCAGCCCTTCTTCCTGCAGGCGCACTACACCATCCCCCATGCGAACAATGAAGGGGGACGCGCCACCGGGGATGGCATGGAAGTCCCTGAATATGGTGAGTACGCAGACCGGGAATGGCCTCAACCGGAGAAAGGCTTCGCCGCGATGGTCACCCGTCTCGACCGGGATCTGGGCCGGATGGTTCAGCTGCTGAAAGAACTCAAGCTCGAACGCAAAACGATCATCTTTTTCACCTCAGACAACGGTCCCCACCAGGAAGGGATGCACCAGGTGGAATTCTTCAATTCCAATGGTCCCTTGAAAGGTTACAAACGTGATCTCTATGAAGGCGGGATTCGAGTGCCCCTGATTGTCAAATGGCCCGGAAAAATCAAACCGGACCGCACAACGGATCACATCAGTGCCTTCTGGGACTTTTTACCCACAGCCTGCGAACTGGCAGGCGTCGAGCCCCCGAACAATATCGACGGTATTTCCTATCTGCCGACACTGCTCGGTCAGCCACAGCAGAAACACGACACCATGTTCTGGAAGTACCGGGGTAAAGTGGCCCTGCGTGCCGGCAAATGGAAAGCGGTTCAGACCGGTCCCAACAAACCGCTGGAGCTCTATAACCTGGAGACGGATATCGGAGAAGCGCATGATCTGGCTGCAGAGCACCCGGAACTTGTCGCACGGATGAAACGGCAGATCGCCGCAAGCCAGTCCAACGACTAA
- a CDS encoding HAD family hydrolase, which translates to MIRTFLFDMGNVLAFFSHDRMCEQMGALCGRSREEIQSLLIDSGKQWEFERGQLSSEEFHQWFEEAVGQSVSFEELVRAGSDIFELNASIVPVLDRLKDRGHRLVLLSNTCISHFDFIWNEYDVLQRFDDFATSYKAGAIKPEPAIFDYALEKIQCAPAEAFYTDDIPHYVDVARGLGIQAEVFTDTPSLIQHLSARGIEV; encoded by the coding sequence GTGATTCGAACCTTTCTGTTTGATATGGGAAATGTCCTTGCTTTTTTCTCCCACGATCGGATGTGTGAACAGATGGGGGCGCTTTGTGGGCGATCCCGCGAGGAAATTCAGTCGTTATTGATCGATTCGGGGAAACAATGGGAGTTCGAACGCGGGCAACTGAGCTCTGAGGAGTTCCACCAGTGGTTTGAAGAAGCGGTGGGACAATCCGTCTCGTTTGAGGAACTGGTCCGGGCCGGTTCGGATATTTTTGAGCTGAATGCCTCGATCGTTCCCGTGCTGGATCGACTCAAAGACCGGGGGCACCGGTTAGTACTGCTCTCAAACACCTGTATTTCGCACTTCGACTTTATCTGGAATGAATACGATGTGCTGCAACGCTTTGACGATTTTGCGACCTCTTACAAGGCGGGAGCGATTAAACCTGAGCCCGCGATCTTCGATTATGCACTGGAAAAGATTCAGTGTGCCCCTGCAGAGGCCTTCTACACTGACGACATTCCCCATTATGTGGATGTGGCACGAGGACTGGGGATCCAGGCGGAAGTATTTACAGATACCCCGTCCCTGATTCAGCATCTGTCGGCACGTGGCATTGAGGTCTGA
- a CDS encoding DUF1501 domain-containing protein — protein MSLEKQPQQPAGHAQFCRRTRREFLWEAGGGFGSVALTGMLSADGFLNSQAVAADGVSQFRNPLAPKDPHFKPKAKSVIFLFMYGGPSHVDTFDHKPKLYGLDGKTIPVKTKGRGGEKNEGRVVGPKWKFKQYGESGQWISDLFPHLATCADDIAFLKSMTADSPIHGSAMLMMNSGRILSGFPSMGSWLNYGLGSENENLPGYVVMLDPTGGPISGAKNWSSGFMPATYQGTTMRSKGAPLVDLRRPAGMSRDVQRELLDALKTANEKHEATRAGNSELAARIASYELAFKMQQHAPEAADLASETQQTQDLYGLNNPRTADFGRRCLLARRLVERGVRFIQLYSGGNHNDANWDAHGDLVKNHSYHAGNTDQPIAALIKDLKARGLFDETLIVWGGEFGRQPTAEYAKGTGRDHNSFGFTMWTAGGGIKGGTSVGATDELGSAAVEKPFHVKRLHATILNQMGLDPNRLSYFYGGLDQKLVGVEHTEPIHEII, from the coding sequence ATGAGTTTAGAAAAGCAACCTCAACAACCAGCCGGACATGCACAGTTCTGTCGTCGTACGCGGCGGGAATTCCTGTGGGAAGCCGGAGGCGGATTTGGTTCTGTCGCCTTAACCGGGATGCTGTCAGCGGATGGTTTTCTGAATTCGCAGGCCGTGGCTGCCGACGGTGTGAGCCAGTTCCGGAACCCGCTGGCTCCCAAAGATCCTCACTTCAAACCTAAAGCCAAGAGCGTGATCTTCCTGTTCATGTACGGCGGGCCCAGTCATGTGGATACCTTCGATCACAAGCCGAAACTGTATGGGCTGGATGGGAAGACGATTCCTGTCAAAACCAAGGGGCGTGGCGGTGAAAAGAATGAAGGCCGCGTGGTGGGACCCAAATGGAAGTTCAAGCAGTACGGCGAATCGGGACAATGGATTTCGGATCTGTTTCCACACCTGGCGACCTGCGCGGATGACATTGCGTTTCTCAAGTCGATGACCGCTGATTCTCCGATTCATGGATCGGCGATGCTGATGATGAACTCGGGACGGATCCTGAGCGGGTTTCCCAGCATGGGGTCGTGGTTGAATTATGGTCTGGGTAGTGAAAATGAGAACCTGCCCGGCTATGTCGTGATGCTCGATCCGACGGGCGGTCCGATCAGTGGAGCCAAGAACTGGTCGAGCGGCTTTATGCCGGCTACTTACCAGGGGACAACGATGCGCTCGAAGGGCGCGCCGCTGGTTGATTTGCGTCGACCGGCTGGCATGAGCAGAGACGTACAACGGGAACTGCTGGATGCACTGAAGACGGCTAATGAAAAGCATGAAGCGACCCGCGCCGGAAATTCAGAACTGGCGGCCCGGATTGCCAGCTATGAGCTGGCCTTTAAAATGCAGCAGCATGCTCCCGAAGCAGCGGATCTGGCTTCAGAGACGCAGCAGACTCAGGATCTGTACGGGTTGAACAATCCCCGGACGGCCGATTTCGGCAGACGCTGTCTGCTGGCCCGCCGTCTGGTGGAACGGGGCGTGCGTTTCATTCAGCTCTACTCGGGGGGGAATCATAACGATGCGAACTGGGATGCTCACGGAGACCTGGTCAAAAACCACAGCTATCATGCGGGAAACACGGATCAGCCGATTGCAGCGTTGATTAAGGATCTGAAGGCACGAGGGCTGTTCGATGAGACCCTAATCGTCTGGGGAGGCGAATTCGGTCGTCAGCCTACCGCGGAATACGCAAAGGGCACAGGCCGCGATCATAACTCCTTCGGCTTTACGATGTGGACCGCAGGCGGCGGGATCAAGGGCGGAACTTCCGTTGGTGCGACCGATGAGCTTGGCTCAGCAGCCGTTGAAAAGCCTTTCCATGTAAAACGCCTGCACGCGACGATCCTGAACCAGATGGGACTGGATCCGAATCGCCTGTCCTACTTCTATGGTGGGCTGGATCAGAAGCTGGTTGGTGTTGAGCATACCGAACCGATCCACGAGATCATTTAG